The following are from one region of the Bradyrhizobium septentrionale genome:
- a CDS encoding amidase — protein sequence MAFKEFGDYDAVGLAELVRNKDVTAKELLDEAVARTAAVDPKINAVVVKHYDYAERQIAKGLPDGPFTGVPFLLKDLDLLEGTRTTSGASLLKEFVADHNGTLAQRFLDAGLTIFGKSASPEFGLMPTTESRLFGPTRNPWNLDHSSGGSSGGAGAAVAARILPVAHASDGGGSIRIPASASGVFGVKPTRARNPCGPDRGEGWGGFSVGHVLSISVRDSAVMMDAIHGPEPSSLYVAPPPQRPFSQEVGRDPGHLRISFTDKSPYGDAIDPEIATAVRDIAKLLAGLGHHVEERAPPLAADPAATMTTIVGGNTALTIRLIEQRVGRKLTSDDVERLTLASAENSVKLTPVDYVAAQLAAFQISRGLATFFEGCDIFLSPTLCAPPLRLGELNTMSEDLTHIAPVLRRYMPGTSMFNMSGQPAMSVPLAWNKAGLPLGMMFAAKLGEEGLLFRLAGQLEQVRPWKDRRPPVSA from the coding sequence ATGGCCTTCAAGGAATTCGGCGACTACGACGCGGTCGGTCTGGCCGAGCTCGTCCGCAACAAGGACGTGACGGCAAAGGAGCTGCTCGACGAGGCCGTCGCGCGCACGGCCGCCGTCGATCCGAAGATCAATGCGGTCGTCGTCAAGCATTACGACTATGCCGAACGCCAGATTGCCAAGGGATTGCCTGATGGTCCCTTCACCGGCGTGCCGTTCCTGCTCAAGGACCTCGACCTGCTCGAGGGCACGCGTACCACGTCGGGCGCAAGCCTGCTGAAGGAGTTCGTTGCCGACCACAACGGCACGCTGGCCCAGCGCTTCCTCGACGCCGGCCTGACGATCTTCGGCAAGAGCGCGAGCCCCGAGTTCGGCCTGATGCCGACGACGGAATCCCGCCTGTTCGGCCCGACCCGCAATCCCTGGAATCTCGACCACTCCTCCGGCGGATCGTCCGGCGGTGCGGGGGCTGCGGTCGCGGCGCGCATCCTGCCCGTCGCACACGCCAGCGACGGCGGCGGGTCGATCCGGATCCCCGCTTCCGCCTCCGGCGTGTTCGGCGTGAAGCCGACGCGCGCCCGCAACCCGTGTGGTCCCGATCGCGGCGAAGGCTGGGGCGGCTTTTCAGTTGGTCACGTGCTCAGCATCAGCGTCCGCGACAGCGCGGTGATGATGGATGCGATCCATGGCCCGGAGCCGTCGAGCCTCTACGTCGCGCCGCCGCCGCAACGGCCGTTCTCCCAGGAGGTGGGCCGCGATCCCGGGCATTTGCGCATCAGCTTCACCGACAAGTCGCCCTATGGCGACGCCATCGATCCCGAGATCGCTACGGCGGTCCGCGACATTGCCAAGCTGCTGGCGGGCCTCGGCCATCATGTCGAGGAGCGCGCGCCGCCGCTTGCGGCCGATCCGGCAGCGACCATGACGACGATCGTCGGCGGCAATACGGCGCTGACGATCCGCCTGATCGAGCAGCGCGTCGGGCGCAAGCTGACCTCCGACGACGTCGAGCGCCTGACGCTGGCGAGCGCAGAGAATTCAGTCAAGCTGACACCGGTCGACTACGTCGCCGCGCAGCTTGCGGCATTCCAGATCTCACGCGGACTCGCGACCTTCTTCGAGGGCTGCGACATCTTCCTTAGCCCGACCTTGTGCGCGCCGCCGCTCCGCCTCGGCGAGCTGAACACGATGTCCGAGGATCTGACCCACATTGCACCGGTCTTGCGCCGCTACATGCCGGGCACCTCGATGTTCAACATGTCCGGGCAGCCGGCGATGTCGGTGCCGCTGGCCTGGAACAAGGCCGGTTTGCCGCTCGGCATGATGTTCGCGGCCAAGCTCGGCGAGGAAGGCCTGCTGTTCCGCCTGGCCGGCCAGCTCGAACAGGTCCGTCCCTGGAAGGACCGCCGCCCGCCGGTGTCCGCCTAA